The following are encoded in a window of Streptomyces sp. Go-475 genomic DNA:
- the atpA gene encoding F0F1 ATP synthase subunit alpha: MAELTIRPEEIRDALENFVQAYKPDAASREEVGTVTFAGDGIAKVEGLPSTMANELLKFEDGTLGLALNLEEREIGAIVLGEFSGIEEGQPVSRTGEVLSVAVGEGYLGRVVDPLGNPIDGLGEIETDSRRALELQAPGVMVRKSVHEPMETGYKAVDAMTPIGRGQRQLIIGDRQTGKTALAVDTIINQRDNWRSGDPKKQVRCIYVAIGQKGSTIAGVRGALEEAGALEYTTIVAAPASDPAGFKYLAPYTGSAIGQHWMYQGKHVLIVFDDLSKQADAYRAVSLLLRRPPGREAYPGDVFYLHSRLLERCAKLSDEMGAGSMTGLPIVETKANDVSAFIPTNVISITDGQCFLESDLFNAGQRPALNVGISVSRVGGSAQHKAIRQVSGRLRVDLAQFRELEAFAAFGSDLDAASKAQLERGQRMVELLKQPQYQPMSTEDQVVSIWAGTTGKMDDVPVADIRRFEKELLDYLHRKEQGLLTSIREGGKMSDDTLQAMADAIAEFKKQFETSDGKLLGEDAPAAGK, encoded by the coding sequence ATGGCGGAGCTCACGATCCGGCCGGAGGAGATCCGGGACGCACTGGAGAACTTCGTCCAGGCGTACAAGCCGGACGCGGCCTCGCGCGAGGAGGTCGGTACGGTCACCTTTGCCGGCGACGGCATCGCGAAGGTCGAGGGCCTGCCCTCGACCATGGCCAACGAGCTGCTGAAGTTCGAGGACGGCACCCTCGGCCTCGCCCTCAACCTCGAGGAGCGCGAGATCGGTGCCATCGTCCTCGGCGAGTTCAGCGGCATCGAGGAGGGGCAGCCGGTCAGCCGTACCGGCGAGGTCCTGTCCGTCGCGGTCGGCGAGGGCTACCTCGGCCGCGTGGTCGACCCCCTCGGCAACCCGATCGACGGCCTCGGCGAGATCGAGACCGACAGCCGTCGCGCCCTGGAGCTGCAGGCCCCGGGCGTCATGGTCCGCAAGTCGGTGCACGAGCCGATGGAGACGGGCTACAAGGCCGTCGACGCGATGACCCCGATCGGCCGTGGTCAGCGTCAGCTGATCATCGGCGACCGCCAGACCGGCAAGACCGCCCTGGCCGTCGACACGATCATCAACCAGCGTGACAACTGGCGCTCGGGCGACCCGAAGAAGCAGGTCCGCTGCATCTACGTCGCCATCGGCCAGAAGGGCTCCACCATCGCCGGCGTGCGCGGCGCTCTGGAGGAGGCCGGCGCGCTGGAGTACACGACCATCGTCGCCGCCCCGGCGTCCGACCCGGCGGGCTTCAAGTACCTGGCCCCCTACACCGGTTCGGCCATCGGCCAGCACTGGATGTACCAGGGCAAGCACGTCCTGATCGTCTTCGACGACCTGTCGAAGCAGGCCGACGCCTACCGCGCCGTGTCGCTGCTGCTGCGCCGTCCGCCGGGCCGTGAGGCCTACCCGGGTGACGTCTTCTACCTGCACTCCCGGCTGCTGGAGCGCTGCGCCAAGCTCTCCGACGAGATGGGCGCCGGCTCGATGACCGGTCTGCCGATCGTCGAGACCAAGGCCAACGACGTGTCGGCGTTCATCCCGACCAACGTCATCTCCATCACCGACGGCCAGTGCTTCCTGGAGTCGGACCTGTTCAACGCCGGTCAGCGCCCCGCGCTGAACGTCGGTATCTCCGTCTCCCGAGTCGGTGGTTCCGCCCAGCACAAGGCGATCCGCCAGGTGTCCGGCCGTCTGCGTGTGGACCTCGCCCAGTTCCGTGAGCTGGAGGCGTTCGCCGCCTTCGGTTCCGACCTGGACGCCGCGTCCAAGGCGCAGCTGGAGCGTGGTCAGCGCATGGTCGAGCTGCTGAAGCAGCCGCAGTACCAGCCGATGTCCACCGAGGACCAGGTCGTCTCCATCTGGGCCGGCACCACCGGCAAGATGGACGACGTCCCCGTCGCCGACATCCGCCGCTTCGAGAAGGAGCTGCTGGACTACCTGCACCGCAAGGAGCAGGGCCTGCTGACCTCCATCCGCGAGGGCGGCAAGATGTCCGACGACACCCTCCAGGCCATGGCCGACGCCATCGCGGAGTTCAAGAAGCAGTTCGAGACCTCCGACGGCAAGCTGCTCGGCGAGGACGCTCCGGCTGCGGGCAAGTGA
- a CDS encoding F0F1 ATP synthase subunit gamma, which translates to MGAQLRVYKRRIKTVSATKKITKAMEMIAASRVVKAQRKVAASTPYATELTRAVTAVATGSNTKHPLTTEAENPTRAAVLLLTSDRGLAGAFNSNAIKAAEKLTAQLEAEGKEVDSYIVGRRGVAHYNFRERKIAESFTGFTDDPSYADAKKVAAPLIEAIETETAEGGVDELHIVYTEFVSMMTQTAIEARLLPLSLDEVAAEAKPKGELLPLFDFEPSAEDVLDALLPRYVESRIYNALLQSAASKHAATRRAMKSATDNAGELIETLTRLANQARQAEITQEISEIVGGASALADATAGSD; encoded by the coding sequence ATGGGAGCCCAGCTCCGGGTCTACAAGCGTCGCATCAAAACCGTCTCCGCGACCAAGAAGATCACGAAGGCGATGGAGATGATCGCCGCCTCGCGCGTCGTCAAGGCGCAGCGCAAGGTGGCGGCCTCCACGCCGTACGCGACCGAGCTCACCCGCGCGGTCACGGCGGTCGCGACCGGCTCGAACACCAAGCACCCGCTGACGACGGAGGCGGAGAACCCGACCCGCGCCGCGGTCCTGCTCCTCACGAGCGACCGTGGTCTGGCCGGCGCCTTCAACTCCAACGCCATCAAGGCCGCCGAGAAGCTCACGGCGCAGCTCGAGGCCGAGGGCAAGGAGGTCGACAGCTACATCGTCGGCCGCCGCGGTGTCGCCCACTACAACTTCCGCGAGCGCAAGATCGCGGAGTCGTTCACGGGCTTCACCGACGACCCGTCGTACGCGGACGCCAAGAAGGTCGCGGCTCCGCTGATCGAGGCCATCGAGACGGAGACGGCCGAGGGCGGCGTGGACGAGCTCCACATCGTCTACACCGAGTTCGTGTCGATGATGACGCAGACGGCCATCGAGGCCCGGCTGCTGCCGCTCAGCCTCGACGAGGTCGCGGCGGAGGCGAAGCCCAAGGGCGAGCTCCTCCCGCTGTTCGACTTCGAGCCCTCGGCGGAGGACGTCCTGGACGCCCTGCTGCCGCGCTACGTGGAGAGCCGCATCTACAACGCGCTGCTCCAGTCGGCCGCCTCCAAGCACGCCGCCACGCGGCGCGCGATGAAGTCGGCGACCGACAACGCCGGAGAGCTCATCGAGACCCTCACCCGGCTTGCCAACCAGGCCCGCCAGGCCGAAATCACCCAGGAAATCAGCGAGATCGTCGGTGGCGCCAGCGCCCTGGCCGACGCGA